The Anolis carolinensis isolate JA03-04 chromosome 1, rAnoCar3.1.pri, whole genome shotgun sequence genome window below encodes:
- the akap12 gene encoding A-kinase anchor protein 12 isoform X2 has protein sequence MLGTITITVGQRETANVILKEESLENMEARPPESTNNINGDDDQKDVDKQSPSVEQEEQEQPGESPSNDVGFKKVIKLVGFKFTVRKDKTEKVEPVQLLNVKVDDTEVASDGSGDRKEVKKETMEETAQTEVPCSIQKTEQETQTDKMKEESSLEKETESSIEAGSQDAETKNDESKSPTSPLTSETSSPLKKFFTQGWAGFRKRTSFRKPKEEEQQALDKDKQEPEREVTKEEEAIKEELEEEKPIPEKTQADVSVEEEQQALDKEKQEPEREVTKEEEAIKEELEEEKPIPEKAQADVSVEEEQQALDKEKQEPEREVTKEEEAIKEELEEEKPIPEKAQADVSVEGSDKKAEENKEKEGKEMIDVTAETDQKEIAIPHEQLSMQESAEEVDEKSEMNLNEKDDLDLKEKTDPGQESLIVMKQITLESFEEKIEPPHPSENDQSDQATIITTEQHTEQVEETVEEGKPEPKPPLATEIADEEPVEVNIDLSTIVKKDEPKTVLEQSVESDAEIQRSQPTDEQIKDKETVPETVNEQLKQTEPSVVSSKSPEGIKNEVELISSQEKAKMQGSPLKKLFSSSGLKKLSVKKHHKGKKEEAKSGEAAEQTQQFSDSAESPEDPRAESSASSPEEAIESIEKGAEASQVTETEEVSIPNIEKRRESITAWASFKKMVTPKKRIRRLSESDREEEPDKGKSATLSSTESAPCEEQEDIKENAEEQKLEKSTDEPKKKVDTSVSWEALICVGSSKKRTRKSSSSDEEVGQRLAEEGQKTDETAPHKETTGDITLTSSQESDQGQGGSSPELAGSPSEGEGVSTWESFKRLVTARRKSKIKIEERNEDSAIAQSLEYSTSDGESGKEESWVSFKKLMPSRRKKKSDGIPEHKPVQGTGEEITETNEEDSDIPAVVPLSEYEAAEQEKFEAQKINQEDATVKVSDQKTEKSEDALITEQSSEDLVHAVTVTVVEGERAVTSIEERSPSWISAAVTGTIECTDEVEGKQAEQTEPVEETVVAIVQSVVKDAMAYLTTCVEDIVSEQESVVNEVTEVPIQGETKSVPISLESKSSEAFIKPEIKKDISGDTIISELELTSEAVTAREEASGVEEGLEVSCAEETTEMVSAVSRLSESPDTTEIATPVQEVEESHKNLELSKQTQEILQEVAERVKLSEGTEVISKITSEVIIQAASVQKTDQEITLVFKGTELNDESEWTDIQIIEGIESGQKQVEIKESGLKEVLEKSHEMNVELKKGSEEIKTLNQIDECHHSKTKEETLEKPREIAEDQATEVKSQEEEEDFVIVTVTPEEKPKATIEDAAGMQLEQSKKSDSVCSAQEIKMHLEEVAQSKATEDVPKVQELQKATCEEKLSFSQKQEQMASVTPVLDAEPKEITEDDIKKPLEQNEVKDSEFLIQPPPAEKVVPEAPIQSKIIDVPMQDDESQVSDIGMPKAAALGLGTESTKEVGVEASIQNKETEASVENVEIETDIQKIDPEGQLQELQTKMSLQDVKPELNLKTQIHAEMVGKEISERKMDDEKIIQAKDSIQKAETNGHIEKVEDMCQILSGGAEVLAENSELKVDVGLPREKTKTEFITEKAGVEEHIKETEAHLCPEEMAVESDAEKVAKEMALPMPEVKSEILKEKMELEPPTEKLKTAASKEKEDVKVHVKVVTEKIGADIKAEVPTEKTSARVEAEICAEKVDAKVDAKSSTEKADVMLDGDILTPSKSTDENLKKELPSTRTDMELLVEKVDAGIVKINEIEVPPVKEDIRHSTEEPEVEASIEKAEAETQQNKTDVGPLLEEADLEVISGKGQAKVCEKESKEMVEEGAPAKQPELNEIIQKVEMEAIVQTVVKDAMAYLTCAEDIVSEQESVVNEMTEVPIQGETKSVPISLESKSSEASITVHLKNKGEDAALALEEISTEQSATQQQGVLEISTLTQDKVDHTQIVVADANLKLESQITEGIEAEAGKSNDLKNNTVMELKSTKETITDIPMQIENITLPMKEEKPLESLGTTALEDSVQNEKKGIIISDSKDMALNVIEVTGDSLEKEVAVETESAGTIINEPVSTEVDRGILTSDSGSLKSLASDDILENVRNSNSAEPTEVSDSCQTGQALSEKTPVMETEKSSENIQLAGGYVLHAAPVQQEIFADQQEVVTMNIPEVQNYATHKSSVTVTATDLEEQGCTEKVTLTERSAETPQALLEATTETAFQVIQQVSVDHLGLGAPGTETGSEKTNSEAEEPVSSTPSSTKVDIPSKSEFESIPEMKLQKSETSQEDEKPVASPASRPSLTHIEFEKDVVQSVTIASESTKIILKIIQNVVDKLEKTEEPALSSQSEQTETCSLQADKSEIQGDLQKQEAFKATEEMPVSPDKPEIERSSSTRKTASDLEEIKHTSQADEQSHTLTTLVEDSGSMSETVKEIIKEKSLQKENGEPKCQSAVDTVLPSQSKRAALESVITGHLPKESLEADQPKLKDMDVGQVQEQLIQQQMPLKTKEEHSSSTGFMEIHSEIDVNNQDCASHESPQLKLELTES, from the coding sequence tTGGACAAAGAGAAACTGCAAATGTAATTCTGAAAGAGGAGTCTCTTGAAAATATGGAGGCCAGACCACCAGAATCAACTAATAATATAAATGGAGATGATGATCAGAAGGATGTTGATAAACAATCTCCATCAGTAGAACAAGAAGAACAGGAACAACCTGGTGAATCTCCATCAAATGATGTTGGATTTAAAAAAGTCATTAAGTTAGTTGGTTTCAAGTTTACTGTTAGAAAGGACAAGACTGAGAAAGTAGAGCCTGTTCAGTTGTTGAATGTAAAAGTAGATGATACAGAAGTGGCATCAGATGGATCTGGTGATCGTAAAGAAGTCAAGAAAGAAACAATGGAGGAAACAGCACAAACTGAGGTGCCTTGCTCTATACAAAAGACTGAACAAGAAACTCAGACTGATAAAATGAAAGAAGAATCTTCTCTTGAAAAGGAAACAGAAAGCTCTATTGAAGCAGGAAGCCAGGATGCAGAAACTAAAAATGATGAGAGCAAGTCTCCAACTAGTCCTTTGACTAGCGAAACATCATCACCTTTAAAAAAGTTCTTTACCCAGGGTTGGGCTGGCTTTAGGAAAAGAACAAGCTTTAGGAAAcctaaagaagaagaacaacaggcTCTTGATAAAGACAAGCAAGAACCAGAAAGAGAAGTAACCAAAGAAGAAGAGGCtatcaaagaagaattagaagaaGAGAAACCCATACCAGAAAAAACCCAGGCAGATGTATCCGTAGAAGAAGAACAACAGGCTCTTGATAAAGAAAAGCAAGAACCAGAAAGAGAAGTAACCAAAGAAGAAGAGGCtatcaaagaagaattagaagaaGAGAAACCCATACCAGAAAAAGCCCAGGCAGATGTATCCGTAGAAGAAGAACAACAGGCTCTTGATAAAGAAAAGCAAGAACCAGAAAGAGAAGTAACCAAAGAAGAAGAGGCtatcaaagaagaattagaagaaGAGAAACCCATACCAGAAAAAGCCCAGGCAGATGTATCAGTAGAAGGCAGTgataagaaagcagaagaaaacaaagaaaaggaagGCAAGGAAATGATAGATGTAACAGCAGAAACAGATCAGAAAGAAATTGCAATTCCCCATGAACAGTTATCAATGCAAGAGTCTGCTGAAGAAGTAGATGAAAAATCAGAGATGAATTTGAATGAGAAAGATGACCTGGACTTAAAGGAAAAAACAGATCCAGGGCAAGAGAGTCTAATAGTTATGAAGCAAATCACTCTGGAATCATTTGAGGAAAAAATTGAACCACCACATCCTTCAGAAAATGATCAATCTGATCAAGCTACTATAATTACAACAGAGCAACATACAGAACAAGTTGAAGAAACAGTTGAAGAAGGCAAACCTGAACCAAAACCACCTCTTGCAACAGAAATTGCTGATGAAGAACCTGTAGAGGTTAACATTGATCTTAGTACTATTGTGAAAAAGGATGAACCAAAAACAGTTCTTGAACAATCAGTTGAATCAGATGCTGAGATCCAAAGAAGTCAACCCACTGATGAACAGATAAAAGACAAAGAAACTGTGCCTGAAACTGTGAATGAACAGCTAAAGCAAACAGAACCAAGTGTTGTAAGTTCTAAATCTCCAGAAGGTATCAAAAATGAAGTTGAATTGATTTCATCTCAGGAAAAAGCCAAGATGCAAGGTAGCCCATTAAAAAAGCTTTTTTCAAGTTCTGGCTTGAAGAAGCTGTCAGTAAAGAAACAtcataaaggaaaaaaagaagaggccAAGTCAGGTGAAgcagcagaacaaacacagcaattCTCTGATTCTGCAGAGAGCCCAGAAGATCCAAGGGCAGAAAGCTCTGCTTCTTCCCCTGAAGAAGCAATAGAATCTATAGAAAAAGGTGCAGAGGCATCACAAGTCACTGAAACTGAAGAGGTTTCTATCCCAAATAttgagaaaagaagagaaagtatTACAGCTtgggcttcttttaaaaaaatggtgaCTCCCAAAAAACGAATCAGAAGGCTTTCGGAAAGTGACAGAGAAGAAGAGCCAGATAAAGGGAAAAGTGCTACTCTGTCTTCCACTGAAAGTGCGCCTTGTGAAGAACAGGAAGATATTAAAGAAAATGCTGAGGAGCAGAAATTAGAAAAAAGCACAGATGAACCCAAGAAAAAAGTTGATACTTCTGTATCCTGGGAAGCATTGATTTGTGTAGGGTCATCTAAAAAAAGAACCAGAAAATCATCATCTTCTGATGAAGAAGTAGGACAAAGACTAGCTGAAGAAGGACAAAAAACAGATGAAACTGCACCACATAAGGAGACAACTGGAGACATAACTTTGACAAGCTCACAGGAAAGTGATCAAGGACAAGGAGGTTCCTCACCAGAACTAGCCGGAAGCCCATCTGAAGGTGAAGGAGTTTCCACATGGGAATCCTTTAAAAGATTAGTAACTGCAAGaagaaaatctaaaataaagatagaagaaagaaatgaagactCTGCTATAGCTCAAAGCTTAGAATATTCTACTTCAGATGGAGAGTCCGGAAAGGAAGAATCCTGGGtgtcatttaaaaaattaatgcctAGCCGTAGAAAGAAAAAGTCAGATGGAATACCAGAACACAAACCTGTTCAGGGAACTGGAGAAGAAATTACTGAGACCAATGAGGAAGACTCTGATATTCCAGCTGTTGTTCCTTTATCAGAATATGAAGCTGCCGAGCAAGAGAAATTTGAAGCCCAAAAGATAAATCAAGAGGATGCAACTGTGAAAGTGTCCGACCAGAAAACGGAAAAGTCAGAAGATGCTTTAATAACTGAGCAATCCAGTGAAGATCTTGTTCATGCAGTTACTGTTACAGTAGTAGAAGGGGAAAGAGCAGTTACTAGTATTGAAGAAAGGTCACCATCATGGATATCAGCTGCGGTTACAGGTACTATTGAATGTACAGATGAAGTTGAAGGAAAACAAGCTGAGCAAACTGAACCTGTTGAAGAAACTGTGGTAGCCATAGTTCAATCTGTGGTGAAAGATGCAATGGCTTATTTGACAACATGTGTTGAGGATATTGTCTCAGAGCAAGAATCTGTGGTGAATGAAGTGACTGAAGTTCCTATTCAGGGAGAGACAAAAAGTGTTCCTATTTCCTTAGAATCAAAGAGTTCTGAGGCATTTATTAAGCCAGAAATTAAAAAGGACATTAGTGGCGACACTATTATCAGTGAATTGGAATTAACCTCAGAAGCAGTCACAGCTCGAGAAGAAGCTTCAGGTGTTGAAGAAGGACTTGAAGTGTCTTGTGCTGAAGAGACTACTGAAATGGTTTCAGCAGTTTCAAGGCTATCTGAGTCTCCTGATACAACAGAAATAGCAACACCTGTGCAGGAAGTAGAAGAAAGTCACAAAAACCTAGAGTTGagtaaacaaacacaggaaattCTTCAAGAAGTTGCTGAAAGAGTTAAATTGTCTGAAGGAACAGAAGTGATTAGTAAAATCACTTCTGAAGTAATAATTCAGGCAGCATCAGTACAGAAAACTGATCAGGAAATTACACTTGTCTTTAAAGGAACAGAATTGAATGACGAATCTGAATGGACTGATATCCAGATTATTGAAGGCATAGAAAGTGGTCAAAAGCAAGTTGAAATTAAAGAAAGTGGTTTGAAGGAAGTGTTGGAGAAGAGTCATGAAATGAATGTGGAACTAAAAAAAGGTTCGGAAGAAATAAAAACCTTGAATCAAATTGATGAGTGTCATCATTCAAAGACTAAAGAAGAAACATTAGAAAAACCTAGAGAAATTGCTGAAGACCAGGCAACTGAAGTTAAATcacaagaggaagaagaagattttgttattgttacaGTAACACCTGAGGAGAAGCCAAAAGCAACAATTGAAGATGCAGCTGGAATGCAACTGGAACAGTCCAAAAAAAGTGATAGTGTATGTTCAGCACAGGAAATCAAAATGCATTTGGAAGAAGTAGCACAAAGTAAGGCTACAGAAGATGTTCCAAAAGTGCAAGAATTACAAAAAGCAACATGTGAAGAGAAGCTTAGCTTCTCTCAGAAGCAAGAACAGATGGCAAGTGTCACACCTGTATTGGATGCAGAGCCTAAAGAAATAACTGAAGATGACATAAAAAAGCCTCTTGAACAGAATGAAGTAAAAGACTCTGAATTTCTAATACAGCCTCCACCCGCTGAAAAAGTTGTTCCTGAGGCACCCATCCAGAGCAAGATCATTGATGTTCCAATGCAGGATGATGAAAGCCAAGTTAGTGATATAGGCATGCCCAAAGCTGCTGCACTTGGCTTAGGAACAGAAAGTACGAAGGAAGTTGGAGTTGAGGCTAGCATTCAAAACAAAGAAACTGAGGCCTCTGTTGAAAATGTGGAAATCGAGACTGATATACAGAAAATAGATCCTGAGGGTCAACTGCAAGAATTACAAACCAAGATGTCTTTGCAAGATGTGAAACCTGAACTTAATTTAAAGACACAGATCCATGCAGAAATGGTGGGAAAAGAGATAAGTGAAAGAAAGATGGATGACGAGAAGATTATACAGGCTAAGGACAGTATACAGAAAGCGGAAACAAATGGCCATATAGAAAAAGTGGAGGATATGTGCCAGATACTGAGTGGAGGAGCAGAAGTACTGGCAGAAAATTCAGAACTAAAGGTGGATGTAGGTCTTCCCAGAGAGAAGACAAAAACAGAGTTCATTACAGAAAAAGCAGGTGTTGAGGAACACATAAAAGAAACAGAAGCACATCTCTGTCCAGAAGAGATGGCTGTAGAGTCAGATGCAGAAAAGGTGGCAAAAGAAATGGCCCTACCAATGCCTGAAGTGAAATCAGAAATTCTCAAAGAGAAGATGGAATTAGAGCCCCCCACAGAAAAGTTAAAAACAGCAGCCAGTAAAGAAAAGGAAGACGTGAAGGTGCATGTAAAAGTTGTCACAGAGAAGATAGGTGCAGACATTAAAGCCGAAGTTCCTACAGAGAAGACAAGTGCAAGGGTGGAAGCAGAAATTTGTGCAGAGAAAGTCGATGCAAAGGTGGATGCGAAGTCTTCCACGGAGAAAGCAGATGTGATGCTAGATGGAGATATATTGACTCCATCAAAGAGTACAGATGAAAATCTGAAGAAGGAACTGCCCTCAACAAGAACAGATATGGAACTCCTTGTAGAAAAAGTAGATGCAGGCATTGTCAAGATAAATGAAATCGAGGTTCCTCCAGTGAAAGAAGATATAAGGCATTCCACAGAAGAACCAGAAGTTGAAGCATCCATAGAAAAAGCAGAAGCTGAGacccaacaaaataaaacagatgtAGGCCCCCTGTTAGAGGAGGCTGATTTGGAGGTTATTTCAGGGAAGGGACAAGCAAAGGTGTGTGAAAAAGAGTCAAAAGAAATGGTAGAAGAAGGAGCCCCCGCCAAGCAGCCAGAACTAAATGAGATCATACAAAAAGTGGAGATGGAAGCCATAGTTCAAACTGTGGTGAAAGATGCAATGGCTTATTTGACATGTGCTGAGGATATTGTCTCAGAGCAAGAATCTGTGGTGAATGAAATGACTGAAGTTCCTATTCAGGGAGAAACAAAAAGTGTTCCTATTTCCTTAGAATCAAAGAGTTCTGAGGCATCTATTACGGTGCATTTAAAGAACAAAGGAGAAGATGCTGCTCTTGCCCTAGAAGAGATATCAACAGAACAAAGTGCAACTCAGCAGCAAGGAGTATTGGAAATTTCAACACTTACTCAGGACAAAGTGGATCACACCCAAATTGTTGTAGCAGATGCCAACCTTAAATTGGAATCACAAATCACAGAGGGTATTGAAGCTGAAGCTGGAAAAAGTAATGACCTCAAAAACAACACAGTGATGGAATTAAAAAGTACCAAAGAAACTATAACTGATATCCCTATGCAGATAGAAAACATTACACTTCCTATGAAAGAGGAAAAACCATTAGAATCCTTGGGCACCACTGCATTGGAAGACTCTGTGCAGAATGAAAAGAAAGGCATCATCATTTCAGACTCAAAAGACATGGCCCTTAACGTAATTGAAGTAACTGGGGATTCTTTGGAAAAAGAAGTAGCAGTTGAAACAGAATCAGCAGGAACAATAATAAATGAACCTGTAAGCACTGAAGTAGATAGAGGCATTCTTACCTCAGACTCTGGAAGTTTAAAAAGTCTTGCCTCAGATGACATTTTGGAAAATGTAAGAAACAGTAATTCAGCAGAGCCTACAGAAGTTTCAGATAGTTGTCAGACAGGACAAGCACTGTCGGAGAAAACACCAGTGATGGAAACAGAAAAATCATCAGAAAACATTCAACTTGCTGGTGGGTATGTACTTCATGCAGCTCCAGTACAGCAAGAGATTTTTGCTGATCAACAGGAGGTTGTCACCATGAACATTCCAGAAGTGCAGAATTACGCAACTCATAAATCTTCTGTAACGGTAACAGCAACAGATCTTGAAGAGCAAGGCTGTACAGAAAAGGTTACGCTTACAGAAAGATCTGCTGAAACCCCACAAGCTTTACTAGAAGCAACAACAGAAACGGCATTCCAAGTTATACAGCAAGTGAGTGTTGATCACTTAGGACTTGGGGCTCCTGGTACTGAGACAGGATCTGAGAAGACAAATTCAGAAGCAGAAGAGCCAGTTTCATCAACACCAAGTTCCACCAAAGTTGATATCCCCTCAAAAAGTGAGTTTGAGTCCATTCCTGAAATGAAGCTTCAAAAATCAGAGACTAGTCAAGAAGATGAAAAACCGGTGGCATCACCAGCAAGCCGACCGTCTTTAACCCACATAGAATTTGAAAAAGATGTTGTTCAGTCTGTAACTATAGCGTCTGAAAGTACAAAAATTATACTGAAAATCATCCAGAATGTTgttgataaattggagaaaacaGAAGAGCCAGCACTGTCATCACAATCTGAACAGACTGAAACATGTTCATTGCAAGCAGACAAATCTGAAATCCAAGGAGATTTACAGAAACAAGAAGCCTTCAAAGCAACAGAAGAAATGCCTGTAAGTCCTGATAAACCTGAAATTGAAAGAAGTTCAAGTACCAGAAAGACAGCTTCTGatcttgaagaaataaaacacacGTCACAGGCAGATGAACAATCACACACTTTGACAACACTAGTGGAAGACTCTGGATCTATGAGTGAAACTGTGAAAGAGATAATCAAAGAAAAAAGTTTGCAGAAAGAAAATGGTGAACCGAAGTGTCAGTCTGCAGTGGATACAGTTTTGCCCTCACAATCTAAGAGAGCTGCTTTGGAAAGTGTTATCACAGGACATCTACCCAAAGAGTCACTTGAAGCAGATCAACCAAAGCTCAAGGACATGGATGTGGGACAGGTCCAAGAACAATTAATACAGCAACAAATGCCCCTGAAAACAAAAGAAGAACACAGCTCATCAACCGGATTTATGGAGATACACTCTGAGATTGATGTAAACAACCAGGACTGTGCATCTCATGAGAGTCCGCAGTTAAAACTAGAGCTCACAGAATCCTGA